One genomic region from Elusimicrobium sp. encodes:
- a CDS encoding 1-acyl-sn-glycerol-3-phosphate acyltransferase, whose product MYAVRTFFNTAIIGVSAILWLFLSALAAAPFLWLFPGKNGKNVRTFVYYQSKGILFFIWCCSRGIKVEKAPRPEQPCIVAANHASALDLYTVAALGFNKVVYITKGWVFKLPFFRFVMKGAGYIDAEKTPPEEMLAKCQEALNNGYDIVLFPQGSRKNPQARFKSGAFYLAEKTGAPVIPMAIAGTGKMLPSGSLKLRPAEVVLKSFPAVYPQDFSGELAHLEMARSVKKQIMDFVNLEEKK is encoded by the coding sequence ATGTACGCGGTGCGCACTTTTTTTAATACAGCCATAATAGGGGTATCGGCCATATTATGGCTTTTTCTTTCTGCCTTGGCGGCGGCTCCTTTTTTGTGGCTTTTCCCCGGCAAGAACGGAAAAAATGTGCGTACATTTGTGTATTACCAATCTAAGGGAATTCTCTTTTTTATTTGGTGTTGTTCGCGCGGAATAAAGGTGGAAAAAGCCCCCCGTCCCGAACAGCCCTGCATTGTGGCGGCCAACCATGCCAGCGCGTTGGATTTATATACCGTAGCAGCCTTGGGATTTAATAAAGTGGTATATATTACCAAAGGGTGGGTTTTTAAGTTACCGTTTTTCCGTTTTGTGATGAAGGGTGCCGGATACATTGATGCCGAAAAAACCCCGCCCGAAGAAATGCTTGCAAAGTGCCAAGAAGCCCTTAATAACGGCTATGATATTGTGCTTTTCCCGCAAGGTTCTCGTAAAAATCCGCAGGCCCGTTTCAAAAGCGGTGCATTTTATTTGGCGGAAAAAACAGGTGCGCCCGTTATTCCCATGGCTATTGCGGGAACGGGAAAAATGCTCCCTTCCGGTTCGTTGAAACTTCGCCCTGCCGAAGTGGTATTGAAATCTTTTCCAGCTGTTTATCCGCAAGATTTTTCGGGCGAACTCGCCCATTTGGAAATGGCGCGCAGTGTAAAAAAACAAATTATGGATTTTGTAAATCTGGAGGAAAAAAAGTGA
- a CDS encoding acyl carrier protein: MTREEIINLTNEALKKEFELTDEQLFPTAHLQNDVGLDSLDAVDMVVVLEQKFGMTLRQGYDIRSIVTLNDLYDFIEKLAREHEAGK; encoded by the coding sequence ATTACGAGAGAAGAAATTATTAACCTGACCAACGAAGCCCTCAAAAAAGAATTTGAGTTGACGGACGAACAACTTTTCCCCACCGCTCATTTGCAAAATGATGTAGGGTTAGATAGTTTGGACGCGGTGGATATGGTGGTAGTGTTGGAGCAAAAATTCGGCATGACTTTGCGCCAAGGCTATGATATCCGCTCCATCGTTACCTTAAACGATTTGTACGATTTTATCGAAAAATTAGCCCGCGAACACGAAGCGGGAAAATAA
- a CDS encoding beta-ketoacyl-[acyl-carrier-protein] synthase family protein: protein MTNSFSNPKVVITAMGAVSPYGAGVPALLDGLFAGESCCHTVAELEALPMVKTKVAVTVPEMDFSYIPRRDRRSMSRMAKYAYAAAQETLKSAGYDTPPQGLGFFMGSTLNSISVWMEICGHCHNGHLELVKTSDFLQIMNHSPLATVSQALKINGPCVGASDACATGLMNIGLAYLAVKSGFVKQALCGGTEEYHPMFSACFDIMQATSHNFNTSPKEACRPFDKDRTGLVCSEGCGLLFLETEENAKARGAHILAEIIGFASNTETENMAYPSAETLRECMQAALQDAHITPDQVDLLNAHATGTVIGDIAETQAAQAVFGPAICVNSLKGHLGHTMGASGSLETIACVDMLNRQTLIGTKNLQTPDDRCAQVRFVTQNETRPVNIILKNSFAIGGNNCSLVLRRPL, encoded by the coding sequence ATGACCAATTCTTTTTCCAACCCTAAAGTGGTAATTACAGCAATGGGTGCCGTTTCCCCTTACGGGGCAGGGGTTCCCGCTTTGCTTGACGGTCTTTTTGCAGGAGAATCTTGTTGTCACACGGTTGCGGAATTGGAAGCGTTACCTATGGTGAAAACCAAAGTAGCGGTTACCGTTCCCGAGATGGATTTTTCCTATATTCCCCGCCGTGACCGTCGCTCTATGAGCCGTATGGCCAAATACGCCTATGCCGCCGCGCAGGAAACCCTTAAATCTGCCGGATATGATACCCCACCGCAGGGATTGGGCTTTTTTATGGGATCTACGCTAAACAGTATTTCCGTATGGATGGAAATTTGCGGCCACTGCCATAACGGGCATTTGGAACTGGTAAAAACTTCCGATTTTTTACAAATTATGAATCACTCCCCCTTGGCAACCGTATCGCAGGCCTTAAAAATTAACGGGCCTTGCGTCGGGGCCAGTGATGCCTGTGCCACGGGGTTAATGAATATTGGCCTTGCTTATTTGGCTGTCAAAAGCGGTTTTGTCAAACAGGCTCTGTGCGGCGGAACGGAAGAATACCACCCCATGTTTAGTGCTTGTTTTGATATCATGCAGGCCACTTCTCACAATTTTAATACTTCCCCTAAAGAGGCTTGCCGTCCGTTTGATAAAGACAGAACGGGCCTTGTTTGCTCCGAGGGGTGCGGGCTTCTCTTCCTGGAAACGGAAGAAAATGCCAAAGCGCGCGGGGCTCATATTTTGGCCGAAATTATAGGATTTGCTTCCAATACGGAAACGGAAAATATGGCCTATCCGTCCGCGGAAACATTGCGGGAGTGTATGCAGGCCGCTTTGCAAGATGCCCATATCACGCCCGACCAAGTAGATTTATTAAATGCCCATGCCACGGGTACTGTCATCGGCGATATTGCCGAAACGCAAGCCGCTCAAGCCGTTTTCGGCCCCGCTATTTGTGTAAACAGCCTTAAAGGCCACTTGGGGCATACGATGGGTGCCAGCGGAAGTTTGGAAACGATTGCTTGTGTGGATATGCTCAACCGCCAGACCCTTATCGGTACCAAAAATTTGCAAACGCCGGACGATCGTTGTGCTCAGGTACGGTTTGTTACCCAAAACGAAACCCGCCCGGTAAATATCATTTTGAAGAACAGTTTTGCCATCGGTGGCAATAATTGTTCTTTGGTTTTAAGGAGACCCCTGTGA